Genomic window (Paenibacillus sp. 37):
CGCGTAGTTGGACTGATCGGATTACAGACGTCTTATCTATATGAAAAGAACGGAAGACACTGCCGTATCTTGGCATTGGTTGTACACGACCAGTTCAGGGGCTCAGGCATCGGCCGTCAGCTCATTCTTGAAGCCGAACAATGGGCAGCCACACATAACGTGGATTCCTTGTCTCTGAACAGTGGCAATCGCCCAGAACGTGAAGCTGCACATGAATTCTATCGCCAGATGGGCTTTATAGCCGGGAGTACCGGGTTTAGCAAAAAGCCACAAATTCTACAGCACACTTAACCTGCGGGATACGTGATACGCCCCCTTGAATATCAAACCAAAAAAAGAACGCCCCAATCCGCACATTGGCGAAAAAGGGCGTTCTTCAGTATATATCTATGCTGCATCGATGTGCTGTTGATGATTATGGGATCAATATTTGGCTGACTGCGCACCATCAATCGGAATAATGGCTCCATTGATGAATGGTGCTTCGCCAGACAGCAAGAAAGCAACGAGGCGCCCTACTTCCTTCGGTTCACCCAAGCGCTTCGCCGGGTTGTCCTTCACGAACTCTTTGGATGCTGACTCCCAGTCATTCGGATTGATCTGTTTGAACGAACCGATGACCATATCTGTCAGAATGGCTCCAGGTGCAATTGCATTAACGCTGATTCCATGCTCGGCGTATTCAATCGCTGCATCTTTGGTCATGCCGGCTACGGCATGTTTGCTCGCTCCGTAGGCAACCAGGTTTGGCACGGCGCGAATCCCACCAACAGAGGATGCGTTCACGATGTAGCCTTCTCCCTGTTTTTTCATCACAGGTAGAACGTGCTTCAACCCAAAAAATACACCCTTCAGGTTGATGTCGATAACTTTATTGAACATCTCCGTCTCGTAGTTCTCGATCAGGTTCTGCTTGCCTTCAATGCCTGCATTGTTGAAAAATGCATCGATACGCCCAAATTCATTGACCGTATCACTAACATACTTCTTTACAGCTTCTTCGTCCGATACGTCACCTTCAATTAGCAGAAATTCGGCATGCTGTACCTCTTCCGAGATCACACGCTTGGTCTCTTCCAGCGCCTTCATGTTCACATCCACCAGGGCAAGCTTAGCCCCTTCACGTGCAACTTCCACAGCAGCTGATCGTCCAAGACCGGAGCCACCGCCTGTAATCAGGACCACTTTACCCGCAAATCGTTCAGTCATAATCTATAGACCTCCCTTTGCTGTTCTGACATCCTCCATACGTAAATACCCATTTCTTTATTTGCTCTAATCTAACGGGGAACAGTTACAGCCATCATCTCAACCAGATTAGTATGCTTCCGTATGTGCCCTGGCATTCCTCTGTCCGGGGACGACATGACAAAGAGGAGCACCTCTAATAGAGGCACTCCCCATGCATTTCATTATTTTAAGTCATAAAAAATTAAGGACGGTCAATGTAAATCCAGCCTGTTTCTTGTTCCTTATCTACAGTAGCTCCAAGGGATTCAGCCACAAAGCGCAGCGGCACATACGTCTTGCCGTCCTTGCCTACATAAGCGGATTCCACCATGGTTACTTCTTTACCAGCAACGGTTGCCTTCTTGGAACCTACGGTCAGGACAATCTCATCACCAGTGATGTCGTCAATGACAACGATTTGGTTCGAGCCTTTGGTCCATTTCACTTCAGCATCCAATTCTTCAGACACGTAGCGAAGCGGAACAAATGTTGTGTTCTTAACGGTGATCGCCCCGGCGTATTCATCATCCGGGAAGAGCACTACACTTTTACTCGTGATTCCAGCTTCATCTTTCAGCAATTGGTATGCCAGTGAATTGGAATCAAAATTGCGCAGCATCTGTCCAGGCGTAATATCATCCTTCATCAGATCCATAACACCGCGGGATACATCCACTTCATCAACTGCAACTGTGCCACCGATATTCC
Coding sequences:
- a CDS encoding GNAT family N-acetyltransferase is translated as MSLDVTIRHSSTTDLQDMVILMDQLGYPTTYAEMEERYTHISADANFTTLVAEARGRVVGLIGLQTSYLYEKNGRHCRILALVVHDQFRGSGIGRQLILEAEQWAATHNVDSLSLNSGNRPEREAAHEFYRQMGFIAGSTGFSKKPQILQHT
- a CDS encoding glucose 1-dehydrogenase, whose translation is MTERFAGKVVLITGGGSGLGRSAAVEVAREGAKLALVDVNMKALEETKRVISEEVQHAEFLLIEGDVSDEEAVKKYVSDTVNEFGRIDAFFNNAGIEGKQNLIENYETEMFNKVIDINLKGVFFGLKHVLPVMKKQGEGYIVNASSVGGIRAVPNLVAYGASKHAVAGMTKDAAIEYAEHGISVNAIAPGAILTDMVIGSFKQINPNDWESASKEFVKDNPAKRLGEPKEVGRLVAFLLSGEAPFINGAIIPIDGAQSAKY